In the Populus trichocarpa isolate Nisqually-1 chromosome 1, P.trichocarpa_v4.1, whole genome shotgun sequence genome, ACTATCCAACTTCAACTTTGAAAGGAGCTATGCAGTAAGGAGCATAttgaaaaatagcaaaaatcCCCAGAAACAAGCCTCTTCTAAAATCAGAGACAGGAACGCAGCTTGTGTATTGAAGCATTATAACTAATCCTCACAAATGCCATGGGCCAGTCTATGTGTTTGTGTGTTTATTAGCCTAAATGATAATTAAGTTGAATGCTATTAGTTGCACACTGCTGCTCAAAGAAAATAACAGAAATATAGCATTGAATAAAGCCAAACTGATTCAAGAATTTGCAAAATTCAGATAAAGTTCAAAGCTTATTCTTTTTGTCTCCCATTTACTGAACCAGAGGTCTATAGAAGGCATCCTCACCCTCCATGAAACCTCACATAGTATGTCAGTATGGAAGTTCAAAATCTCACAGCCTGAGACTTGAATTCAACCCACCAACAGATTTCTGCCAAATTGCATGCCATTCAAAAAAGAACTGCCTGTATTTTTGCAAACAGAGAGCCTCTTCCAATTATCTAAATCCCCCTGTCAGACCCTTTACAGAACTGTCCgtatttttcattatcatttatcttcCTCTCTCAACCAATCTTTCAACAGCTagttatattaatatttgaatGCCAAGGAGCACAGCTTAAAACGAAGAATCCCGTTCAAGATACTCTTCATGAAAAAAGTGCTAGTTAACTGTCCCAGTATAAGTTGCAACCAAGAGTGTTGGCATAATAACAGGCTATAAGACCTCCAGAACAAAATTTGTGAGGTCACTAACCAACAAACAGAAGATATAACATGTTCTACcattaagaaatataatttcaagagGTTTCAGAAAAGTCGGTGTGCTTTTGGCCAGAAATGATACCTCATATGCTATCCAAGCAACGGAAGCAAACACTACAGCAGCCAATGCATTTGAGAACTTCCTATAGATATCCAACTTAACAGCACTTCTTTTCACCtggatgaaattaatttatttaagttcCTGAAAGTTGAAACGACATGAAACAGATATGGAAAAACTggcatgataaaaaataataagcagGATAGCAACAAGACtagaaaacattaaaagcaGAAATGGTTACCTGTaactgttctaatgtttttgaAAGAGCTGTAAATATCCACAATATTAAAAATGCATCGAGCAAGGCATCAGGAAGAACTAAAAACAGTCTTGCTCTTCCTGATAGGTCATTAATAGTCCCCACATACTCGGTAATATCAAGCAACTCGGATGCCAAAAAATAAGTAATTCCAAGAAGAAGCACCTTGGAGGTAAGACCACCAAGAGTAGGCCTCACAACACCATACCCCATAGAAACACAGAGTACAAGAAGGCGGGCAATAGTTTTTCTTACAGCTCCAACAGTGACAACCCAAGTAGTAAGCACAACTGGCCTCATTCCAGTGCTGTTAAAATTAGCATACTCAAAATACCAAAGAATCATCTGAAAAAATCCTAAACCGACAACCGCCGAGATACAATGTTGAAGTTGCAGTATATCTTTCCGAAACCTAATGTACTGGGTGAACCAAATAGCAGCAAGCAAGAAATACACAAGCGACATAAACACGTAAAACCTCATCAAAGGTGCCATCCTACCAGGCAAATAACCATCAGAATTCTTCCAAACAGTCTTCCCGCTCATCACCACTCCTTTAAGTTTTGGATCACAAGCAATAAAGAACAAGTTATACATTCCAGTCTTTGATATGCTAATCTCCTCATGATTTTTCATGCTTGTCGACAAAGAATTGCGACTGAAATGTAGCTTTAGAATGATGGGCCAGTTTAAATCATTGGCAGAAGGTATCCTAATAACCTCACCTTGCTTACAGCCTTGAAGCTTAGAAAGATCAGAGGTGCAACATATCGATCTTTGTCCACCATAAGCAGACCCGCCAATGTTATTCCGATCAGCTGCCTCAAAAAGCACAACTTGTATCAATCCTCTGCTTTTTGCTGTCGATTTCGGCCTCCGGAAAGTGATATTATCAAACCTAAGGACATCCATAAACCCAGCAAGTAGTCAAGCACAAGATCAGATCAGATCAGACTAAATTCTGAAAGGGTatttacatacatacatacatacataccgGACGAAAGAGCGGGAATGGGAGGAGGAGGAAATGCCCTCGCTGCCACCagaaagaagataagaattccCTACTTCATTGAAGGATTCTTGGTTGTAGACATGAATAGAGGCATTGCCGGGTTTTAGTAAAAATGTAAGAATCAAAAGGAAAATGTAAGAATTCATGCCCATTTTGCTCTGGCGTGGCTAGCTAGAGAGAGGGTTTCGGCAGATTTGTTTAGGGATCCAGGCAAGGCAAGGCAAGGCAGGGTCTTTGTTGGGACTAGGTGGGAGGGAGAATGAGAGAAGCAAAGCAAACGTCACTGTCTGTCGGATGAGACTGTCAGTGACAACATACGAGGCCTGGGGTTGGACTCTGTGGGCTTAACGCCAAACAAGCCCTGTTGTGGAGAGTCATGGTTTGCTGCCACGTGGTTTTTTGAGGCAGTGCACGACATTCAACCAACCCCTCTGGGAGACGATTACATCTGAGTAAATTATCCGAATTATTGGGTATATCAGTAAAAATCGATCTGAAATTAACAAAAccgattttttaataaaattttaataaaaaaaaatcattttaattcagttttaatctcaaaaatcaaattcaacccAACCAACAAAAACTCACTTAAAActaaagatttaaataaaaaataatttaactaaaacacctataaatcaaattaaaactatttgatttaaaaaaatataaagactaaATCCAACCTAATTGATTAGTtaaaatcttgaagaaaaaaaatcaatttagttaaAGTTGTTTGTCCATGCAAttagttttgaaataatttagttattcaATGCtataattttactttaaattctctcaaaaacttttaattaaaaaaaattaaatttatataaaaaaattaaattaatttttcaaattacaaccaaaaaaaCTATCACACAGCTAAACCCAACAATGTTATGAACTCAAGATTAGAGTAGTTACaactcattttaataaaaatacatgtttgaatagttttttattattttttaatattaagacaacgataaaaaaaaaactacaaaaattaatttaaaataaaaataaaaataaaaaaattccaaaaaaatagcGAAATAAACCCAACGCCGAACATGCctttataagaaatgaaaacgATAGCAACTCTCGTATTTGTTCTATCACGCGGGTAGTGCCACGAAGAGCCTGCAATGGATAATATCACCGCCGGATAAACTGAAAACAAAAGTTCCATGCATACAAGACACGGCGTATACTATACTGTTCTTGTTTTGCTATGCCAAAATCCCTAAAAatctaatcttttattttttctg is a window encoding:
- the LOC7486685 gene encoding uncharacterized protein LOC7486685, with translation MGMNSYIFLLILTFLLKPGNASIHVYNQESFNEVGNSYLLSGGSEGISSSSHSRSFVRFDNITFRRPKSTAKSRGLIQVVLFEAADRNNIGGSAYGGQRSICCTSDLSKLQGCKQGEVIRIPSANDLNWPIILKLHFSRNSLSTSMKNHEEISISKTGMYNLFFIACDPKLKGVVMSGKTVWKNSDGYLPGRMAPLMRFYVFMSLVYFLLAAIWFTQYIRFRKDILQLQHCISAVVGLGFFQMILWYFEYANFNSTGMRPVVLTTWVVTVGAVRKTIARLLVLCVSMGYGVVRPTLGGLTSKVLLLGITYFLASELLDITEYVGTINDLSGRARLFLVLPDALLDAFLILWIFTALSKTLEQLQVKRSAVKLDIYRKFSNALAAVVFASVAWIAYELYFKATDPFSERWQSAWIITAFWDILAFALLCVICYLWAPSQSSQRYAYSEELGEEFDEEEAQSLTREKPDGDISLVEKKEKSVGGTRVFDEDGEAEEDKRE